A section of the Phaseolus vulgaris cultivar G19833 chromosome 8, P. vulgaris v2.0, whole genome shotgun sequence genome encodes:
- the LOC137824903 gene encoding uncharacterized protein yields the protein MDDESCLIRSTVTADSTRRHPFTNTIIEVPLPEKWKGFNRDRYDGSTDPDEHMDAYTTHMSLYTTDDAVLCRVFPTSLKGATLSWLTTLSPNSIDSFATLLAKFETQFATSRPHHLTSIALVSIREEKGESLRTFVDKFNKVAMSIRNLSPDVAMHHMLTTLCPGPFADNLCIQPTDSLDELRKRHAKYMPLEELREFHNQARADADWEKNKEEKNRQGRPSQRTARGGRVKEMTNTEITGTAQSNSQGTHS from the coding sequence ATGGACGACGAGTCGTGCCTGATCAGATCGACCGTGACGGCCGACTCGACCCGCCGACATCCTTTTACCAACACCATCATCGAAGTCCCACTGCCTGAAaagtggaagggtttcaaccgaGACCGATATGACGGGTCcaccgacccggacgagcatatggATGCTTACACCACCCATATGAGTCTCTACACCACGGATGACGCTGTGTTATGCCGAGTGTTTCCCACATCCTTGAAGGGAGCAACCCTTAGTTGGCTCACCACGCTCTCACCCAACTCCATCGATAGCTTTGCCACACTTTTAGCAAAGTTTGAGACCCAGTTCGCGACCAGCCGACCGCACCACCTAACCTCCATCGCCCTGGTAAGCATCCGCGAAGAGAAGGGAGAGTCGCTGAGAACCTTTGTTGATAAGTTCAATAAGGTGGCAATGAGCATCCGGAATCTGAGCCCGGACGTTgccatgcaccacatgctgacaACCCTATGTCCAGGGCCCTTTGCCGACAACCTATGCATACAGCCGACCGACAGCCTGGACGAGCTGAGGAAGCGACACGCTAAATACATGCCGCTGGAAGAGCTCAGAGAGTTTCACAACCAGGCCCGTGCTGATGCCGACTGGGAGAAAAACAAAGAGGAGAAGAACCGCCAGGGGCGACCTAGTCAAAGGACTGCCAGGGGCGGCCGAGTCAAAGAAATGACCAACACCGAGATAACCGGGACCGCCCAATCCAATTCTCAAGGTACACACTCTTGA
- the LOC137825650 gene encoding receptor like protein kinase S.2 produces the protein MKLNPFCIVLPPNSGEMVVPLEKGVQQEPFQTPKKQVEAKQLHRACGGQVLASLGDFLGKLYDSGWWRICQKGEHKEKHNSGVLFHDMDGVQVSVNIGRDNPRIFSYAELFIGSNGFSEDQVLGSGGFGKVYKAVLPSDGTVVAVKCCLAGKGKQFEKSFAAELTAVADLRHKNLVRLRGWCVNEDQLHLVYDYMPNRSLDRVLFRRHENLKAKPLQWGQRGKIVKGLAAALYYLHEQLETQIIHRDVKSSNVMLDSHYNARLGDFGMARWLEHELEYEYKYDNRKTTSIRNDHFRLGETSRIGGTIGYLPPESLQKPSNTTSKSDVFSFGIVVLEVASGRRAIDLTQPDEQMILLDWIRRLSDEGKLLEAADTRLPDGSFMLSEMQHFIHTGLLCTLHDPQSRPNMKWVVEALSDISFKLPALPSFLSHPLYISLSSPSDTSHSPSSTSGTSSTTDNASIITTNTSSNYVTATGETVYVTAEYKNSEIISSKSMNHHRPFPVIETPREISYKEIISATDNFSDSRRVAELDFGTAYHGILDDQCHVLVKRLGMKTCPALRDRFSNELRNLGRLRHRNLVQLRGWCTEQGEMLVIYDYSASRILSQLLMHHNNGSRSGASFLQWHHRYNIVKALASAVLYLHEEWDEQVIHRNITSSAVILEQDMNPRLSSFALAEFLSRNEHGHHVVADTRKSVRGIFGYMSPEYVESGEATTEADVYSFGVVVLEVVSGQMAVDFRQPEVLLVKKVHEFETRKRPLKELADIRLNGEYNDQELMRLVGLGIACTRCNPQLRPSMRQIVSILDGNDKLLVHNNKESREEWRQRNYCSLSMIKRIQALGIQ, from the coding sequence ATGAAGCTGAATCCCTTCTGCATAGTTTTACCACCAAATTCTGGTGAAATGGTGGTGCCACTCGAAAAGGGTGTCCAACAAGAACCCTTTCAAACACCAAAGAAACAAGTTGAGGCCAAACAGCTTCACAGGGCATGTGGGGGGCAAGTTCTTGCTTCTCTTGGTGATTTTTTGGGCAAGTTGTATGACTCAGGGTGGTGGAGAATTTGCCAGAAAGGAGAGCACAAAGAGAAGCACAACTCTGGTGTGTTGTTTCATGATATGGACGGTGTGCAAGTTTCTGTCAACATTGGCAGGGACAACCCCAGAATTTTCAGCTATGCAGAGCTGTTCATAGGGTCCAATGGTTTCAGTGAAGACCAAGTTTTAGGGAGTGGAGGGTTTGGCAAAGTGTACAAGGCTGTTTTGCCCAGTGATGGAACCGTGGTTGCTGTGAAGTGCTGTTTGGCAGGGAAAGGCAAGCAGTTTGAGAAAAGTTTTGCAGCAGAGTTAACAGCTGTAGCTGATCTTCGCCACAAGAATCTTGTGAGGCTGAGGGGTTGGTGTGTCAATGAAGATCAGTTGCATCTTGTTTATGACTACATGCCAAACCGAAGCCTTGACCGTGTACTATTTCGCAGGCATGAGAACTTGAAGGCTAAGCCTCTTCAATGGGGACAAAGAGGGAAGATTGTGAAGGGTTTGGCAGCTGCATTGTACTATCTCCATGAGCAATTAGAGACTCAAATCATTCATAGGGATGTTAAGAGCAGCAATGTGATGCTTGATTCCCATTACAATGCTCGGTTGGGTGACTTTGGCATGGCAAGGTGGCTAGAGCATGAGCTTGAGTATGAGTATAAGTATGACAACAGGAAAACAACATCAATCAGAAATGACCATTTCAGATTGGGAGAGACATCAAGAATTGGGGGCACAATTGGGTATCTTCCTCCTGAAAGCTTGCAGAAACCAAGCAATACTACCTCCAAATCTGATGTCTTCAGTTTTGGGATTGTTGTACTAGAGGTGGCGTCTGGAAGGAGAGCAATCGATCTTACGCAGCCAGATGAACAAATGATTTTGCTTGATTGGATTAGAAGGCTTTCTGATGAAGGGAAGCTTCTGGAAGCAGCTGATACAAGGCTACCAGATGGATCCTTCATGCTTTCAGAGATGCAGCATTTCATTCACACAGGCCTCCTCTGCACACTCCATGACCCACAATCGAGGCCAAACATGAAATGGGTTGTGGAAGCTCTTTCTGACATTTCTTTTAAACTACCAGCACTCCCTTCTTTTCTCTCCCACCCTTTATATATCTCTTTGTCTTCCCCATCTGATACTAGTCATAGTCCAAGCAGCACAAGTGGCACTAGCTCTACCACAGATAATGCAAGCATAATCACCACCAATACCTCATCAAACTATGTAACAGCCACAGGTGAAACTGTGTATGTAACCGCTGAGTACAAAAACAGTGAAATCATCTCTTCTAAGAGCATGAACCACCACCGACCATTTCCTGTGATAGAAACTCCAAGAGAAATATCATACAAGGAGATTATTTCTGCTACAGATAACTTCTCCGATTCAAGAAGGGTGGCTGAGCTAGACTTTGGAACTGCGTACCATGGCATCCTTGATGACCAATGCCATGTTTTGGTGAAACGCCTTGGGATGAAGACATGTCCCGCACTGCGTGATAGATTCTCCAACGAACTCCGAAATCTGGGACGGCTTCGCCATAGGAATTTGGTTCAACTTCGTGGATGGTGCACTGAGCAAGGAGAGATGCTTGTTATTTATGATTACTCGGCAAGTAGAATTCTCAGCCAACTGCTTATGCATCATAACAATGGAAGTAGAAGTGGGGCTTCTTTCCTCCAATGGCATCACAGGTACAACATAGTGAAGGCACTGGCCTCTGCAGTACTCTATCTACATGAGGAATGGGATGAACAAGTGATCCACAGAAACATTACCTCTTCAGCTGTCATTCTTGAACAAGATATGAATCCAAGACTCAGCTCTTTTGCTCTAGCAGAATTTTTGTCAAGGAATGAGCATGGTCATCATGTAGTTGCTGACACTAGAAAATCGGTTCGTGGGATTTTCGGCTACATGTCTCCAGAATACGTGGAATCAGGTGAAGCAACCACTGAAGCTGATGTTTATAGTTTTGGTGTAGTGGTGCTTGAAGTTGTCAGTGGACAGATGGCAGTAGATTTTAGGCAACCAGAGGTGCTTTTGGTGAAGAAGGTTCATGAATTTGAGACGAGAAAAAGACCATTGAAGGAATTAGCTGACATTAGACTCAATGGAGAATACAATGACCAAGAATTGATGAGATTAGTGGGGTTAGGAATTGCTTGCACCCGTTGCAACCCGCAGTTAAGACCAAGCATGAGACAAATAGTAAGCATTCTTGATGGCAATGACAAATTACTTGTCCATAATAACAAGGAGAGCAGGGAAGAATGGAGACAAAGAAATTACTGTTCTTTGTCAATGATTAAGAGAATCCAAGCTCTAGGAATACAGTAA
- the LOC137825651 gene encoding probable calcium-binding protein CML22: protein MGVILSCIGKSSKSMSLDDKIERKIVEMRRHKFGESKLKSVDGIVMMFPMFKEKLKTLRGMFEQYDEDSNGSIEPNELKKFLEHLDLHLKEKEIETLFEYCDIDGSKGIQFNEFIVLLCLIHLLEEPSSSNNSSKAGLERVGEIFNAIVETFVFFDKNGDGKLNKKDMVRTLNETNPRERSPARISKHRFQEMDWDKNGQVTFREFLFGFINWVGIDADE from the exons ATGGGAGTAATACTGTCATGTATTGGTAAGTCAAGCAAGAGTATGAGCTTGGATGATAAAATTGAAAGGAAAATAGTTGAAATGAGAAGACATAAATTTGGAGAAAGCAAATTGAAATCAGTTGATGGTATAGTTATGATGTTCCCTATGTTCAAGGAGAAGCTGAAAACACTAAGAGGAATGTTTGAACAGTATG ATGAGGATTCTAACGGATCTATAGAACCCAATGAACTAAAGAAGTTCTTAGAACATCTAGATCTTCATCTTAAAGAAAAGGAGATTGAGACTCTTTTTGAGTACTGTGATATTGATGGAAGCAAGGGCATACAGTTCAATGAGTTTATAGTTCTTCTATGCCTCATCCATCTACTAGAAGAACCTTCATCCTCTAATAAT TCATCTAAAGCAGGGTTAGAACGGGTTGGAGAAATTTTTAATGCCATAGTTGAGACCTTTGtgttttttgataaaaatgGTGATGGGAAGCTTAACAAAAAGGACATGGTCAGGACACTGAATGAGACTAATCCTCGTGAAAGATCCCCGGCCCGCATCTCTAAACACAGATTTC AAGAAATGGACTGGGACAAGAATGGTCAGGTCACGTTCAGGGAGTTCCTATTTGGTTTCATTAATTGGGTTGGCATTGATGCAGATGAATAG